Sequence from the Microbacterium sp. AZCO genome:
ACCTTCTGCGACGCGACCCAGGCGGCGGGGTGGCTCCCGGTCGACGCGACGATGTTCGACGCGCTCGTCTGCCACGCCTACAAGTGGCTGTGCGCCCCGCGGGGCGTGGCGTTCCTCGCGGTGTCGGAGGAGTTCGGGCGCAGCATCCCTCCCCTCTTCGCCGGCTGGTACGCGGGCGACGACCCCTGGACGTCCTGTTACGGCACCGACGTCCGCCTCGCCGTCGATGCGCGGCGCCTCGACGTCTCGCCCGCCTGGCAGGCCTTCGTCGGGGCGGAGCCCGCGCTCGCCCTCTTCGCGCACCTCGACCCAGAAGCCCTCTACGCCCACGCGACAGGTCTGGCCGCCGCCTTCCGGTTCCGGCTCGGCCTCACGCAGCCCGAGCGCGCGAGCGCCATCGTGACGTGGGCCGATCCCGACGGATGCGATCTCGCCCGGCTGACGGCGGCAGGGATCACAGCCTCGGGGCGCGCAGGCCGGGCACGCGTCGCCTTCCACGTCTTCAATGACGAGCACGACGTCGAGCTCGCCTGCGCGGCACTCGGTCGCTGATCGACGCTCAGCGCACGGAAGCGCGGCTCCGAAGGGCGATCGGCGACAGCGCGGCGACCGCCACGACGGCGATGCCGACGACGAACGCGAGCCCGCCGTAGCCGATGGCGCCGAGGATGATGCCGGCGAGCACCGCGCCACCCGCCCCCACGATGCTCATGGTGAAGTCGCTGATGCCCTGACGGCGGGTGCGCCGCTCCTCCGACGAGGCCTCGGTCAGCAGCGCCGAACCCGCGACGGTCGAGGCGCTCCAGCCCAGCCCGAGCAGGATGAGGCCGATCGTCACCGAGGTGTTCGAATCCTGGCCGAACGACGCCGTGAGGAGCGCCGCGACGAGCAGACCCTGACCGAGGAGGATCGTCTGCACGCGGCCGATGCGGTCGGCCAGGATGCCGAACACCGGCGACAGCGCGTACATGCCGGCGATATGCAGGCTGATCGTCATGCCGATGATGGTGAGATCCGCGCCGTGGTGCAGCAGATGCACGGGCGTCATCGCCATGACCGACACCATGACGCCGTGGGCCGCCGCTACGGCGAAGATCGCGTACCGGGCCACGACCGGGCGATCCGGCTTCGCGATGGCCTCCGCCGTCCGGGCGGCGGCACGCTCCGCGACGACCCGCTGTGCGAGGAGCAGCGGATCGGGCCGCAGCGCCACGAGATACAGCAGGATGCCGAGCACCTGCGCGGCGAGGGTGAAGACGTAGGCGCCGGTCAGCGTCGGCATGCCGAACAGCGCGCCGAGCTTCTCCCCCGGCGCCGTGAGATTGGGGCCGAGCACGGCCCCGATGGTCGTGGCCCACACGACGATGGACAGGTCGCGACCGCGCGAGCGATCGGTAGCGAGATCTGTGGCGGCGAACCGCGACTGCAGGTTGGCGGCCTGACCCGCGCCGATGAGGAGGAAGGCAACCAGCAGCAGCGGGAACGAGCCGATGCGAACGGC
This genomic interval carries:
- a CDS encoding aminotransferase class V-fold PLP-dependent enzyme, encoding MPLAIAPLVTAQSQFAGGRGYLAACTVGLPPRVSRDAIVADLDAAANGRPDPMSYSALVERSRDHFSRLVGIERGRVAIGSQISPFAALVAAALPDGAEVLAPEGDFSSVVLPFVHAGRGIHVRTVPLANLAAEIRRDTALVAFSLVQSATGDVADAEAIVDAARRHGARTFCDATQAAGWLPVDATMFDALVCHAYKWLCAPRGVAFLAVSEEFGRSIPPLFAGWYAGDDPWTSCYGTDVRLAVDARRLDVSPAWQAFVGAEPALALFAHLDPEALYAHATGLAAAFRFRLGLTQPERASAIVTWADPDGCDLARLTAAGITASGRAGRARVAFHVFNDEHDVELACAALGR
- a CDS encoding MFS transporter — encoded protein: MTQDERMDAAAGAAADVSAVQRRTVWVLSIGQVLGGLAFGVTISLGTVIAAAVSGDEAYAGLATAAITLGTALLAVPLAAFARRFGRRRSLASGMAIALIGVVLVVTAVRIGSFPLLLVAFLLIGAGQAANLQSRFAATDLATDRSRGRDLSIVVWATTIGAVLGPNLTAPGEKLGALFGMPTLTGAYVFTLAAQVLGILLYLVALRPDPLLLAQRVVAERAAARTAEAIAKPDRPVVARYAIFAVAAAHGVMVSVMAMTPVHLLHHGADLTIIGMTISLHIAGMYALSPVFGILADRIGRVQTILLGQGLLVAALLTASFGQDSNTSVTIGLILLGLGWSASTVAGSALLTEASSEERRTRRQGISDFTMSIVGAGGAVLAGIILGAIGYGGLAFVVGIAVVAVAALSPIALRSRASVR